The proteins below come from a single Acidovorax sp. NCPPB 4044 genomic window:
- a CDS encoding ExbD/TolR family protein, translating to MAFGRLERTSAPKPMSDINMTPLVDVMLVLVVIFILTAPLLASAIRLDLPRADGTSAGAPAGAVTVAIDAGGQVYLADEPMDGGTLAGRLRRIAAERPDTEVQLRADAAVPYGRVVEVMGAAHAAGLHRIGFVADPGPAPAPPSPGSR from the coding sequence ATGGCATTCGGCCGCCTCGAACGCACCTCGGCTCCCAAGCCGATGAGCGACATCAACATGACGCCGCTGGTGGACGTGATGCTGGTGCTGGTGGTGATCTTCATCCTCACGGCGCCGCTGCTGGCGAGCGCCATCCGGCTCGACCTGCCGCGTGCCGACGGCACTTCCGCGGGCGCGCCGGCCGGCGCGGTGACCGTGGCCATCGATGCCGGGGGGCAGGTGTACCTGGCCGACGAGCCCATGGACGGCGGCACGCTCGCCGGGCGCCTGCGCCGCATCGCGGCCGAGCGGCCCGACACCGAGGTGCAGCTGCGCGCCGACGCGGCCGTGCCCTATGGCCGCGTGGTGGAGGTGATGGGCGCGGCGCATGCCGCCGGCCTGCACCGCATCGGTTTCGTGGCCGATCCCGGGCCGGCGCCGGCACCGCCTTCCCCGGGCAGCCGGTAA
- the fur gene encoding ferric iron uptake transcriptional regulator, whose translation MTNIDELKSTGLKATLPRLKILEIFQKGAQRHMTAEDVFRVLLDERSDIGLATVYRVLTQFEQADILIRSNFESGKAVYELNEGQHHDHFICMVCGKVEEFFDPEIEKRQQLVAKAKGWVVQDHSMALYGQCATCAKASSARRQTD comes from the coding sequence ATGACGAACATCGACGAACTCAAGAGCACCGGGCTCAAGGCCACCCTTCCACGCCTGAAGATCCTGGAGATCTTCCAGAAGGGCGCCCAGCGCCACATGACGGCCGAAGATGTCTTTCGCGTGCTCCTGGACGAACGCTCGGACATCGGCCTCGCCACCGTCTACCGCGTGCTCACGCAGTTCGAGCAGGCCGACATCCTGATCCGCAGCAATTTCGAGAGCGGCAAGGCGGTGTACGAGCTCAACGAAGGCCAGCACCATGACCACTTCATCTGCATGGTCTGCGGCAAGGTCGAGGAATTCTTCGATCCCGAGATCGAGAAGCGCCAGCAGCTCGTGGCCAAGGCCAAGGGCTGGGTGGTGCAGGACCACTCGATGGCGCTCTATGGGCAATGCGCCACCTGCGCAAAAGCGTCCAGTGCACGCCGGCAGACCGACTGA
- a CDS encoding MotA/TolQ/ExbB proton channel family protein produces the protein MNAWHWWHQGDMVTRISAVVLLAMSVASWVVILWKARLLRRAVSGVERSTAAFWQAPSLAVAAQRLESFDRDGLVLPLVNAAARVADGAQAGTLAASGHRAQQLTRVLRDALHRVLGRLQFGQVLLATVGSTAPFVGLLGTVWGIYHALTALAGGGQVTIERVAGPVGEALVMTAAGLAVAIPAVLAYNLFGRWIGRVEADLEGFARDLRELLLDTPSGD, from the coding sequence ATGAACGCTTGGCACTGGTGGCACCAGGGAGACATGGTCACCCGCATCTCGGCGGTGGTGCTGCTCGCCATGTCCGTGGCGAGCTGGGTCGTCATCCTCTGGAAGGCGCGGCTGCTGCGGCGCGCGGTGTCCGGCGTGGAGCGCAGCACGGCGGCCTTCTGGCAGGCGCCCTCGCTGGCCGTGGCCGCGCAGCGCCTGGAGTCGTTCGACCGCGATGGCCTCGTGCTGCCGCTCGTGAATGCCGCGGCCCGCGTGGCGGACGGAGCGCAGGCCGGCACCCTGGCCGCGAGCGGCCACCGGGCGCAGCAGCTCACCCGCGTGCTGCGGGACGCGCTGCACCGCGTGCTGGGCCGCCTGCAGTTCGGGCAGGTGCTGCTGGCCACCGTCGGGTCCACGGCGCCCTTCGTGGGGCTGCTGGGCACGGTCTGGGGCATCTACCACGCGCTCACGGCGCTGGCCGGAGGCGGGCAGGTCACGATCGAACGGGTCGCGGGCCCCGTGGGCGAAGCGCTCGTGATGACGGCCGCGGGGCTGGCGGTGGCGATTCCCGCCGTGCTGGCCTACAACCTCTTCGGGCGCTGGATCGGGCGTGTCGAGGCCGACCTCGAGGGCTTCGCGCGCGACCTGCGCGAACTCCTGCTGGACACGCCCTCCGGCGACTGA
- a CDS encoding LPS-assembly lipoprotein LptE: protein MLLRKRTLLTLLATAPLAAGLTACGFRLRGAPEFQFRTMYIQAGGGSLLARELERTLRGAGGNLTVLREPADLPKAETVFELLSEQRERVVVGYNASGQVRELQLRLRIRFKLRNQQGVELIPPTELLQQRDVSYNESIALAKEAEEALLYRNMQTDLVQQLLRRLAAAKPQP, encoded by the coding sequence ATGCTGCTGCGCAAACGCACGCTCCTGACCCTGCTGGCCACGGCGCCCCTGGCGGCCGGCCTGACCGCCTGCGGCTTCCGCCTGCGCGGGGCGCCGGAATTCCAGTTCCGCACCATGTACATCCAGGCCGGCGGCGGCTCGCTGTTGGCGCGCGAGCTGGAGCGCACCCTGCGCGGCGCGGGCGGCAACCTCACGGTGCTGCGCGAGCCTGCCGACCTGCCCAAGGCCGAGACGGTGTTCGAACTGCTCTCGGAGCAGCGCGAGCGCGTGGTCGTGGGCTACAACGCGTCCGGCCAGGTGCGCGAACTGCAGCTGCGCCTGCGCATCCGCTTCAAGCTGCGCAACCAGCAGGGCGTGGAACTCATCCCGCCGACCGAGCTGCTGCAGCAGCGCGACGTGAGCTACAACGAAAGCATCGCGCTCGCCAAGGAAGCCGAAGAGGCGCTGCTCTACCGCAACATGCAGACCGACCTCGTGCAACAGCTGCTGCGGCGCCTGGCCGCCGCGAAGCCGCAACCATGA
- the dapB gene encoding 4-hydroxy-tetrahydrodipicolinate reductase, giving the protein MTVTASPSLPSSSAAGAAPCRVAVAGVSGRMGRMLVEAIRDSGGDLVLAGALDVAASPAIGSDATAFLGHASGVAITADLHEGLAQADVLIDFTRPEGTLAHLAVCAERGVKAVIGTTGFTEAQKAEIAAYAQRTAIVMAPNMSVGVNVTLKLLEMAAKALSTGYDIEIIEAHHRHKVDAPSGTALKMGEVIAGALGRDLKDCAVYGREGVTGERDPSSIGFAAVRGGDIVGDHTVLFAGTGERIEITHKSSNRAGYAQGSLRAVRFLAAHRTGLFDMFDVLNLHG; this is encoded by the coding sequence ATGACCGTGACCGCCTCTCCGTCCCTGCCTTCCTCTTCTGCCGCTGGCGCGGCCCCGTGCCGCGTGGCCGTGGCGGGGGTGTCCGGCCGCATGGGCCGCATGCTCGTCGAGGCGATCCGTGACAGCGGCGGCGACCTGGTGCTCGCGGGTGCGCTCGATGTCGCGGCCAGCCCGGCCATCGGTTCGGACGCCACGGCGTTCCTGGGCCATGCCAGCGGCGTTGCGATCACCGCCGACCTGCACGAAGGCCTGGCCCAGGCCGACGTGCTGATCGATTTCACGCGGCCCGAAGGCACGCTGGCCCATCTGGCCGTCTGCGCGGAGCGCGGCGTGAAGGCCGTGATCGGCACGACGGGGTTCACCGAGGCGCAGAAGGCCGAGATCGCCGCGTACGCGCAGCGCACGGCCATCGTCATGGCGCCCAACATGAGCGTGGGCGTGAACGTCACGCTCAAGCTGCTGGAGATGGCCGCGAAGGCGCTGTCCACCGGCTACGACATCGAGATCATCGAAGCGCACCACCGCCACAAGGTCGATGCGCCTTCGGGCACCGCGCTCAAGATGGGCGAGGTCATCGCCGGGGCCCTGGGCCGCGACCTGAAGGACTGCGCCGTGTACGGCCGGGAGGGCGTGACGGGCGAGCGCGATCCGTCCTCCATCGGGTTCGCGGCGGTGCGCGGCGGCGACATCGTGGGCGACCACACGGTGCTGTTCGCCGGCACCGGCGAGCGCATCGAGATCACGCACAAGTCTTCGAACCGTGCCGGCTATGCGCAGGGCAGCCTGCGCGCGGTGCGCTTCCTGGCGGCCCACCGCACGGGGCTGTTCGACATGTTCGACGTGCTCAATCTGCACGGCTGA
- the leuS gene encoding leucine--tRNA ligase has protein sequence MQDKYTPAEVERAAHSHWTARDAYRVTEDAGKKKFYACSMLPYPSGKLHMGHVRNYTINDMLTRYLRMNGHNVLMPMGWDAFGLPAENAALKNGVPPAQWTYDNIAYMKKQMQAMGLAIDWSREVATCDPDYYRWNQWLFLKMLEKGIAYRKTQVVNWDPVDQTVLANEQVIDGRGWRTGALVEKREIPGYYLKITDYAQELLDHVQMGNAKASLTGWPDKVRLMQENWIGKSEGVRFAFTHDIRGDDGLLIGDGRMYVFTTRADTIMGVTFCAVAPEHPLAAHAARSQPEVAAFIEECKSGGTTEAELATQEKKGVRTGLTVTHPLTGEPVDVWVGNYVLMGYGDGAVMGVPAHDERDFAFALKYGIEIKQVVLVDGETFDYHRWQDWYGDKQNGVTINSDSFSGLSYRDAVAAVAHSLNEKGLGEKKTTWRLRDWGVSRQRYWGTPIPIIHCDEHGAVPVPEKDLPVVLPQDCIPDGSGNPLHKHEGFHAGVTCPVCGKAARRETDTMDTFVDSSWYFMRYCDPKNADAMVAGGADYWMPMDQYIGGIEHAILHLLYARFWTKVMRDLGLVKVDEPFTKLLTQGMVLNHIYSRRNDKGGKEYFWPHDVENLVDEAGKVTGARLKNAVGDLPVGTPIDYEGVGTMSKSKNNGVDPQELIEKYGADTARLYTMFTAPPEATLEWNDAAVEGSYRFLRRVWNFGAKLTGIDAAATEAAIQGARSLQDVPFGKEAKALRLEIHTVLKQVDYDYQRMQYNTVVSGAMKMLNALEDFKAVDAPGGLVALIEGFGILLRAIYPATPHIAHGLWSELGYAGALGDLLDAPWPQVDAAALVQDEIELVLQVNGKLRGAIRVPASADRAEIERIALASEDFHKHAAGATPKKVVVVPGRLVNVVV, from the coding sequence ATGCAAGACAAATACACCCCTGCCGAGGTCGAGCGCGCCGCGCACAGCCACTGGACCGCCCGCGACGCCTACCGCGTGACCGAAGACGCGGGCAAGAAGAAGTTCTATGCCTGCTCGATGCTGCCCTACCCCAGCGGCAAGCTGCACATGGGCCACGTGCGCAACTACACGATCAACGACATGCTCACGCGCTACCTGCGCATGAACGGCCACAACGTGCTGATGCCCATGGGGTGGGATGCCTTCGGCCTGCCGGCCGAGAACGCGGCGCTCAAGAACGGCGTGCCGCCCGCACAGTGGACCTACGACAACATCGCCTACATGAAGAAGCAGATGCAGGCGATGGGGCTGGCCATCGACTGGTCGCGCGAGGTCGCCACCTGCGACCCCGACTACTACCGCTGGAACCAGTGGCTGTTCCTCAAGATGCTCGAAAAGGGCATCGCCTACCGCAAGACACAGGTGGTGAACTGGGACCCGGTGGACCAGACCGTGCTGGCCAACGAGCAGGTGATCGACGGCCGCGGCTGGCGCACCGGCGCCCTGGTCGAAAAGCGCGAGATTCCGGGCTATTACCTGAAGATCACCGATTACGCGCAGGAGCTGCTCGACCACGTGCAGATGGGCAATGCCAAGGCCTCGCTCACCGGCTGGCCCGACAAGGTGCGGCTCATGCAGGAGAACTGGATCGGCAAGAGCGAGGGCGTGCGCTTCGCCTTCACGCACGACATCCGCGGCGACGACGGCCTGCTGATCGGCGATGGCCGCATGTACGTCTTCACGACGCGTGCCGACACCATCATGGGCGTGACCTTCTGCGCCGTCGCGCCCGAGCACCCGCTGGCCGCGCACGCCGCGCGCTCGCAGCCCGAGGTGGCGGCCTTCATCGAAGAGTGCAAGAGCGGCGGCACCACCGAGGCCGAGCTGGCCACGCAGGAGAAGAAAGGCGTGCGCACGGGCCTCACGGTGACGCACCCGCTCACGGGCGAACCCGTGGACGTGTGGGTGGGCAACTACGTGCTCATGGGCTATGGCGACGGTGCCGTGATGGGCGTGCCCGCGCACGACGAGCGCGATTTCGCCTTCGCGCTCAAGTACGGCATCGAGATCAAGCAGGTGGTGCTGGTCGATGGCGAGACCTTCGACTACCACCGGTGGCAGGACTGGTACGGCGACAAGCAGAACGGCGTCACGATCAATTCCGACAGCTTCAGCGGCCTCTCCTACCGGGACGCCGTGGCGGCCGTGGCCCACTCGCTGAATGAAAAGGGCCTGGGCGAGAAGAAGACCACCTGGCGCCTGCGCGACTGGGGCGTTTCGCGCCAGCGCTACTGGGGCACGCCGATCCCGATCATCCACTGCGACGAACACGGCGCGGTGCCGGTGCCCGAGAAGGACCTGCCCGTGGTGCTGCCGCAGGACTGCATCCCGGACGGCTCGGGCAACCCGCTGCACAAGCACGAAGGCTTCCACGCGGGCGTGACCTGCCCCGTGTGCGGCAAGGCCGCGCGCCGCGAGACCGACACCATGGACACGTTCGTGGATTCGTCGTGGTACTTCATGCGCTACTGCGACCCGAAGAACGCCGACGCCATGGTGGCCGGCGGCGCCGACTACTGGATGCCGATGGACCAGTACATCGGCGGCATCGAGCACGCGATCCTGCATTTGCTCTATGCGCGCTTCTGGACCAAGGTGATGCGCGACCTGGGCCTGGTGAAGGTCGACGAGCCTTTCACCAAGCTGCTCACGCAGGGCATGGTGCTCAACCACATCTACTCGCGACGCAACGACAAGGGCGGCAAGGAGTATTTCTGGCCGCACGACGTGGAGAACCTCGTCGACGAGGCCGGCAAGGTCACCGGCGCGCGCCTCAAGAACGCCGTGGGCGACCTGCCCGTGGGCACGCCGATCGACTACGAGGGCGTGGGCACGATGTCCAAGTCCAAGAACAACGGCGTCGATCCGCAGGAACTGATCGAGAAGTACGGTGCCGACACGGCCCGGCTCTACACCATGTTCACGGCGCCGCCCGAAGCCACGCTGGAGTGGAACGACGCCGCGGTGGAGGGCAGCTACCGTTTCCTGCGCCGCGTCTGGAATTTCGGCGCCAAGCTCACGGGCATCGACGCCGCGGCCACCGAGGCGGCCATCCAGGGCGCGCGCAGCCTGCAGGACGTGCCCTTCGGCAAGGAGGCCAAGGCCCTGCGGCTGGAAATCCACACGGTGCTCAAGCAGGTGGACTACGACTACCAGCGCATGCAATACAACACCGTCGTCTCCGGCGCGATGAAGATGCTCAATGCGCTGGAGGATTTCAAGGCGGTGGATGCGCCTGGCGGACTCGTTGCGCTCATCGAGGGCTTCGGCATCCTGCTGCGCGCGATCTACCCGGCCACGCCGCACATCGCCCACGGCCTCTGGAGCGAGCTGGGCTACGCAGGCGCCCTGGGCGACCTGCTCGACGCGCCCTGGCCGCAGGTGGATGCCGCGGCGCTGGTGCAGGACGAGATCGAACTGGTGCTGCAGGTCAACGGCAAGCTGCGCGGCGCGATCCGCGTGCCGGCCTCGGCCGACCGCGCCGAGATCGAGCGCATCGCCCTCGCGAGCGAGGACTTCCACAAGCACGCCGCCGGCGCCACGCCCAAGAAGGTCGTGGTCGTGCCGGGCCGGCTGGTGAACGTGGTCGTCTGA
- a CDS encoding PTS sugar transporter subunit IIA, producing MNRLASILPAAQVLVSVDATSKKRAFEEAGLLFESQHGLSRALITDSLFARERLGSTGLGHGVAIPHGRIKGLKAPMAAVFQLAHPIGFDAPDEQPVGLLIFLLVPEAATQKHLEILSEIAELLSDGPLRERIKGSTDAAELHGLIAGWQSAQATA from the coding sequence ATGAACCGTCTTGCTTCCATACTGCCGGCCGCTCAAGTGCTCGTGAGCGTCGATGCCACCAGCAAAAAGCGTGCATTCGAGGAGGCCGGGCTGTTGTTCGAGAGCCAGCACGGCCTGTCGCGTGCGCTCATCACCGACAGCCTCTTCGCCCGCGAACGCCTGGGCTCGACCGGCTTGGGGCACGGCGTGGCGATCCCCCACGGGCGCATCAAGGGGCTGAAGGCGCCCATGGCCGCGGTCTTCCAGCTGGCCCACCCCATCGGGTTCGATGCCCCGGACGAGCAGCCGGTCGGCTTGCTGATCTTCCTGCTCGTGCCGGAAGCAGCGACCCAGAAGCACCTCGAAATCCTCTCCGAGATCGCCGAGCTGCTGAGCGATGGTCCGCTGCGCGAGCGCATCAAGGGCTCGACCGACGCCGCCGAGCTGCATGGGCTCATCGCCGGCTGGCAGTCGGCGCAGGCCACGGCCTGA
- a CDS encoding outer membrane protein assembly factor BamE, with protein MSVHARRSARMGLILLLGAGLSACGSFNSASNRVASMVTPYKVEIVQGNFVSREQVEALQPGMSRQQVKEILGTPLLTSLFHADRWEYVFTLKRPGVDAQSRKLTVYFKGDAFERAVGDEMPTEAEFVATLGSARKSPPKVPVLEATPEQLAKYPKAAAAALPEPADSAVPPPPSSYPPLESTNR; from the coding sequence ATGTCCGTCCACGCCCGTCGCAGCGCCCGAATGGGCCTGATCCTGTTGCTCGGCGCGGGCCTCTCGGCCTGCGGCAGTTTCAATAGCGCCAGCAACCGCGTCGCGAGCATGGTCACGCCCTACAAGGTCGAGATCGTGCAGGGCAATTTCGTCTCGCGCGAGCAGGTCGAGGCGCTGCAGCCCGGCATGTCGCGCCAGCAGGTCAAGGAGATCCTGGGCACGCCGCTCCTGACCAGCCTCTTCCACGCCGACCGCTGGGAATACGTCTTCACGCTCAAGCGTCCCGGCGTCGATGCGCAGTCGCGCAAGCTCACGGTCTACTTCAAGGGCGATGCCTTCGAGCGCGCCGTGGGCGACGAGATGCCCACCGAAGCCGAGTTCGTCGCCACGCTGGGCTCGGCACGCAAGTCGCCGCCCAAGGTGCCGGTGCTCGAAGCCACGCCCGAGCAGCTCGCCAAATACCCCAAGGCGGCCGCTGCGGCGCTGCCGGAGCCGGCCGATTCCGCCGTGCCGCCGCCGCCCTCCAGCTACCCGCCGCTGGAATCCACCAACCGCTGA
- a CDS encoding phosphoribosylaminoimidazolesuccinocarboxamide synthase, with protein MTLPSSPALHTSSLASLPLLARGKVRDNYAVGDDRILMVASDRISAFDVIMGEPIPGKGELLTQMALYWFDKLGHLCPTHLTGDAPESVVSAEEAAQVRGRSMLVQRLRPIPVEAVVRGYLAGSGWKEYQATRSVCGVQLPEGLTNAARLPQPIYTPAAKAAMGEHDENITFERTVEMVGIELATKIRDTSIALYEAAAAIALEKGMIIADTKFEFGLAPDDTLVLMDEVLTPDSSRYWPVEGYEAALAAGENPPSYDKQFVRDWLEQAQVNGAPWNKSAPAPRLPREVVEKTAAKYREALERLTAA; from the coding sequence ATGACCCTGCCCAGCTCCCCCGCCCTGCACACCTCGTCCCTGGCTTCGCTGCCGCTTCTCGCGCGGGGCAAGGTCCGCGACAACTACGCCGTGGGCGACGACCGCATCCTCATGGTGGCCAGCGACCGGATCTCGGCGTTCGACGTCATCATGGGCGAGCCCATTCCCGGCAAGGGCGAACTGCTCACGCAGATGGCGCTGTACTGGTTCGACAAGCTCGGCCACCTGTGCCCCACGCACCTGACCGGCGATGCGCCGGAAAGCGTGGTGTCCGCCGAGGAAGCCGCGCAGGTGCGTGGCCGCTCCATGCTCGTGCAGCGGCTGCGCCCGATTCCGGTGGAGGCCGTGGTGCGCGGCTACCTGGCCGGCAGCGGCTGGAAGGAATACCAGGCCACGCGCTCGGTCTGCGGCGTGCAGTTGCCCGAAGGGCTCACGAACGCGGCACGCCTGCCGCAGCCCATCTACACGCCGGCCGCCAAGGCCGCGATGGGCGAGCACGACGAGAACATCACCTTCGAGCGCACGGTGGAAATGGTGGGCATCGAGCTGGCCACGAAGATCCGCGACACCAGCATCGCGCTCTACGAGGCGGCAGCCGCCATTGCGCTGGAGAAGGGCATGATCATTGCCGACACCAAGTTCGAGTTCGGCCTGGCGCCCGACGACACGCTGGTGCTGATGGACGAGGTGCTCACCCCCGACAGCTCGCGCTACTGGCCCGTCGAAGGCTACGAGGCCGCCCTGGCCGCCGGCGAGAACCCGCCCAGCTACGACAAGCAGTTCGTGCGCGACTGGCTGGAGCAGGCCCAGGTGAATGGCGCTCCCTGGAACAAGAGCGCACCGGCACCGCGCCTGCCGCGCGAGGTGGTCGAGAAGACGGCCGCCAAGTACCGCGAGGCCCTGGAGCGACTGACCGCCGCCTGA
- the hpf gene encoding ribosome hibernation-promoting factor, HPF/YfiA family: MNLTISGHHLDVTPALRNYVTGKLDRISRHFDQVVDVKVLLTVEKQKEKDKRQRAECNVHVKGSDLFAESSHSDLYAAVDELVDKLDRQVVRHKDRLQDHHCPLKRAQPA; the protein is encoded by the coding sequence ATGAACCTGACGATCAGCGGCCACCACCTCGATGTCACCCCTGCTCTGCGCAACTACGTGACAGGCAAGCTGGACCGGATCAGCCGGCATTTCGACCAGGTGGTCGATGTGAAGGTGCTTCTAACCGTCGAAAAGCAGAAGGAGAAGGACAAGCGCCAGCGCGCGGAATGCAATGTGCACGTCAAGGGCAGCGACCTGTTCGCCGAGAGTTCGCATTCCGACCTCTACGCCGCGGTGGACGAACTCGTGGACAAGCTCGACCGGCAGGTCGTGCGCCACAAGGACCGCTTGCAGGACCACCACTGCCCCCTCAAGCGCGCCCAGCCCGCCTGA
- the hprK gene encoding HPr(Ser) kinase/phosphatase, with translation MKPNVVSADVLFEEFRSPLKWEWVAGLGASERRFDEVAVRSARSGADLVGYLNYIHPYRVQILGEREIAYLTNATPEDCKRRIARIVTLEPPVLVLADNQMAPDALLSMCERAQIPMFSTHESSAFVIDVLRAYLSKHFADRTTMHGVFMDILGLGVLITGESGLGKSELGLELISRGNGLVADDAVDFFRINQTTIEGKCPDLLQNLLEVRGIGLLDIRAIFGETAVRRKMRLRLIVHLVRKETLEREYERLPYEPLTQDVLGVPVLKVVIQVVAGRNIAVLVEAAVRNTILNLRGIDTYQEFVERHRRAMEQRDGS, from the coding sequence GTGAAGCCCAACGTCGTCAGCGCCGATGTCCTCTTCGAGGAATTCCGTTCTCCCCTGAAGTGGGAGTGGGTCGCCGGGCTGGGCGCCTCCGAGCGCCGCTTCGACGAGGTGGCCGTGCGCTCCGCGCGCTCCGGCGCCGATCTCGTCGGCTATCTGAACTACATCCATCCCTACAGGGTGCAGATCCTGGGCGAACGCGAGATCGCCTACCTCACCAACGCCACGCCCGAGGATTGCAAGCGGCGCATCGCACGCATCGTGACCCTCGAGCCGCCGGTGCTGGTGCTCGCCGACAACCAGATGGCGCCCGACGCGCTGCTGTCGATGTGCGAACGCGCGCAGATCCCGATGTTCTCGACGCACGAGTCGTCGGCCTTCGTGATCGATGTGCTGCGCGCCTACCTCTCCAAGCACTTCGCCGACCGCACCACCATGCACGGCGTGTTCATGGACATCCTCGGGCTCGGGGTGCTCATCACCGGCGAGTCGGGCCTGGGCAAGAGCGAACTGGGGCTGGAACTCATCTCGCGCGGCAACGGGCTCGTTGCCGACGATGCGGTGGATTTCTTCCGCATCAACCAGACCACGATCGAGGGCAAGTGCCCCGATCTGCTGCAGAACCTGCTCGAAGTGCGCGGCATCGGCCTGCTCGACATCCGCGCCATCTTTGGGGAGACGGCGGTGCGCCGCAAGATGCGGCTGCGCCTCATCGTCCACCTCGTGCGCAAGGAAACGCTGGAGCGCGAATACGAACGCCTGCCCTACGAGCCGCTGACGCAGGATGTGCTCGGCGTGCCCGTGCTCAAGGTGGTGATCCAGGTGGTGGCGGGCCGCAACATCGCCGTGCTGGTGGAGGCGGCGGTGCGCAACACCATCCTCAACCTGCGCGGCATCGATACCTACCAGGAATTCGTCGAGCGCCACCGCCGCGCCATGGAGCAGCGCGACGGCTCCTGA